Genomic DNA from Sphingobium sp. WTD-1:
TGCGCCGCCAGCGCGCGCGCCTGCGCCTCGTCCACGCCATGGGCGCGGGCCAGCTTCTCGGCAATGGCGCGATACTCGTCCAGCTTGGCGAGGTTCGCGGGCGAGGAGACGATCGCCATCCACTGGCTGCGCCCTTCCGCGCTCTTGCCGATGTCGACCAGCTTCATCCGGTCGCTCTCGGTCGCCAGCTTCTGGAGATAGGCCTCATATTCGCTGTAATTGGCGAGATAATAGTCGGTCCCCGGCGGCTGCTTGAAGAAGCGCTCGGGCGGGGTCGGCGTGCTGGTCTGGGCGCCAGTCTGGGCCGCGGCAGGAACCGCCTGCAACAGCAGCGCGCCCGACAGGAAAAGCCAATGGGGTTTCATGCAATCTCTCCAGATATCTGGTCGTAAGCAGGCAGAAAGGGAAAGGGGCACGATGTTTCATCGCGCCCCTTCAAGCAGGCCGTCAGCCCTTAGTAGAAGCGGACATTGTCGATCTGCAACCACATGCGCTTGCCCGGACCGCGCGATCCGCCGAACTCGACCTGGGTGATGCCGTCGCCGGTGAAGGCCGGGCCGACCTTGCCGCGCCGCTCGACCGGCTTGAACTGGCTGAACGGCACTTCGACCGCAGCCCAGCCCGCGCCGCCCTGCACCTGCGCTTCCCAGACGCCGTCCAGACCGTTCAGGCGAACGGTGTAGGCGCCGTCACCCTTCAGCTCGAAGCGCAGGCCCTTGTAGCCGCTGATCTTCGCCGGGGTGATCGACCCGCGGCTGAGCGGAATGGCAAAGCCGGCATAGGCCGCTTCCTTGACCGCCATGCGCGCCGACAGCGACAGCGCCTTGCCGCCCTCGTCGCGCGGCACCGTCTGGGTGATCTCGACCGACCGGTCGATGCCGCCATCGGGCGTGTCGACGCGCAACGTGTCGATCGACGAGCGGCGATCGTCGCGCTCGAAATCGTCGATCAGCGCAGGCACGCTGATCGAGGGCAGACGGTCGGTCTTGTTGGCGGCGGGCAGCGCCGGGGCGCCAGCGCCAAAGGCCAGCTTGCCGTCGATCAGCACCTGCGAGACCTTGTAGACATCCTTGATGTTGGTCCAGGGCGTGCCGTCGATCAGTACGATGTCGGCGCGCTTGCCGACCGCGATGGTGCCGCGATCGGCATCGATGCGCATGATCTTTGCGCTGGTCTGGGTGCCGGCGACCAGCGCCTGGCTGGGCGTCAGCCCGGCCTGTACCAGCAATTCCATCTCGTGCAGGGTGGACGGACCATGCGGCGTGCCGGGCATGCCCGCATCGGTGCCCAGCGCGATCGGCACGCCGGCATCGAACAGCGCCTTCACATTGCCCAGCGCAAAGCCGAACTTGCGGAAGGTCTGCTTCAGGCGCGGATCGTCGGCCTTCACATCGCCACGCTTATAGGGATCATAGACCGCCAGCGTCGGCGCCATAGCCATGCCGCTCTGCTTGATCGCGGCGACTTCCTCGGCGGTGATCGGCCGGTCCTGCAGGCCATGGGCGAGCGAATCCACGCCCGCCCGCGCCGCGACCAGGCCGCGATCGACGGTGACGGTGTGGGTCAGCACCGGCCAGTTCTGGACATGGGCTGCCTCGACCGTGGCCTTCAGCGTCCATTCGTCCATGCTGGTATTGTCGGGCGACACGCCATAGCGCCAGCCATCGGAGAAGATCTTCACCAGATCGGGCTGATAGGGCACCAGGCTCTCGATCGCGGCCTTGCCGGCGGCGGGGGTGTTGACCCAGATGGTGGTCGCCTGATCGGCCCAGTCGGCGCCATGGCCGCCGGGCGTGCTGATCCGCGCGGCAAAGCGGACATGGGGCGCGTTCATCTGGCCCAGCCAGGCGCGCAGCGGCGCAAACGCCTCGGGCGCTTCGTTGAAATCATTCACCGTGGTCACGCCGGCCGCGACATAGGCATTGGCGATCTGCGGGAAGGTGCTGGGGCTGCCGCCGGCGGTCCAATGGGTATGGACGTCGAAGAAGCCGGGCAGCAGCGCCTTGCCCTTGGCGTTGATGACCCTGGCACCGCGCGGCACCTTCACATCGGCGCCGACGGCGGTGATGCGGCCATCCTGGATCAGCACGGTGCCGGGCGCGGGCGCCGCGCCGGTGCCGTCGAAAATGGTCGCGCCGACGATGGCGACCGTGCCGCCATCGGCTGGGGCCGAGACGGAAGCGGCGGAATGCAGCGCGATCGGCAGGGCGATGGCCGAGGCCAGCAGAGCAGTGACAACAGATTTACGCATGGGACTTCCCCCTCAAAGGCAATGATTATTCTTCGGTCGCCGGCACGGCCGGCATGCAGAACCAGCATTCGGCATCGCTGCCGATCGGCGCGCCCGGCGGGATCGGCGGCGGCGGCGCGATCGGCTCGGCTAGCTTGGCGCGCTCCTCGGGCGAGGCCGTCAGCATTGTGGCGAGATAGCGATTATGCGCAGCGTCGGCGGCGTCGCCGCGCTTGCCGAGGCGCCCGGCCAGGCTCTCCATATGCGCCCGCACGATCGCGATCGCGGTCGACGACAATTGTTTGTCGTCGGCCAGGCTGATGAGGCGCAGGGCATAGCGGGCCCGGACCTGCCGCGCGATTTCCGCCTGCCGGCCCGTTGCCCCGGCGGCCATCACCCGATCGTCGATCGCGCCCAGATATTCGTCGAGCGACAGCTGGCCGGCATCGGCGGCATGCTGCGCCACCAGCCGGTTGAGCCGTTCGGGCGCCAGCATCGAGATGAAGCTGCCGTCGGCCGCCACTTCAGCCGCGCGCGCCCAGTCGAAGGCGGCGGCAGTGCGGCCGGGTAGCAATTCGATGTCGGTCTGCCGGTCGCTCATGCCCGACTGGATCGATGACAGCAAAGGTGACAGGCGATCGGGCAGATCGAGCGCGGCGGGATCGAGCGTCGCGAGCAGCGCGCGCAGCGCCGCCCGCTGCTGCGCGGCGTCGACCGGTAGCGCCTGCTCATGGCCGTCGCCCTTCACCGCATAGCTGTAATCCACCCCGCCGATCAGCTTCGACGCGGCCGTTACCTGATAGCGGTGAAACAGGTAGATCGGCACGATCATCCGGCGCAGGTCGGCGGCGGCCGCCCCGGCGGGCAGATTGTCGAGCCCGAAGCGGTCGAGCGCGATCCGGCGCACGTCCATGATATGGGTCAGTTGCGCCGCGGCATCCGTGCCGTCATCCCACATATTGCCCCAGGGCTGGGCATCGCCATCGCCGCGTGTGTCACCATCGGCGACAAAGCGATAGCCCTTGGCCTGGACCGCGCGGGTCATGGCGTCGAGCGCGCCCTTCTCGTCGGTGCCGGCCGGGAACTGGCGATAGAGCCAGTCGATCGCGAACCTGTCCCAGGCGCCGACGCCGGTGGCATAGGCATCGGAAAAGTCGAGTGCGCCGTCCCGCACGGCGATGCGCGGCGCGGGATAGTCCATCACCGACGCCCGGTTCTCGAAGGTCGAACCGGCGAAATTATGGGACAGGCCCAGCGCATGGCCGACCTCATGCACGGCGAGCTGGCGCAGCCGCGCCTTGACCAGCATGATCGGGTCGTCGCTGGCGCCGGTGCCTTCCCTGGATGCGCCGGCCAGCCCCTCGAAGATCAGCTTGTCCTGCCAGGCGCGCAGCGATCCCAGCTGCACCACGCCGCGCACGATTTCGCCGCTGCGCGGATCGACGATGGTGGTGCCGGTCGACCAGCCGCGCGTCTCGCGATGGACCCAGGCGATGACATTGTAGCGCGCGTCCATCGGGTTGGCGCCGACCGGCAGTTCCTCGACCCGGAAGGCGTCGACGAAGCCGGCGGCATCGAACGCCTGCGCCCACCATTGGGCGCCTTCCTTCAGCGCATCGCGGATCGCCTGCGGCGCGGCGCGGTCGACATAGAAGATGATCGGCTTCCTGACCGCCGAACGCTCGGCATTGGGATCGGTCTTTTCCAGCCGGAACCGGCGCACCAGCCGGGTGACGATCGGCTCGTCCAGCGCGGCGGCATAATTGTTGCGGATGACCTGGACCGACGTGCCGGTGCGCGGATCATGGGCGCGGGTATGGAAATTGGCGTCGGGCAGGCGGATGAAGCTGTGATGCACCCGCACCGTCAGCCCGCGCGCATCGGGCAGCACGCGCTCGATGCTGCGCCCCGGCTCGTCGCTGGTGAAGGTCAACGCCGCCTCGAACTCGACATTGTCCGGGAAGGCCAGGCTCTGCGTCGGATCGACATAGGACAGTGCCGGCGCAATCTTGAAAGTGCCGGCCTTGGTCGCCTTCAGCCGACCGGCGACGTCAAAGGCATCGCGCATCAGCAGGCCGGACAGGTCGAGCGTGATGCCCCTGTCATCTTCGCTGACAATATCGCCCGACCAGATCGGCGAATTGGAGAAGGAGCGCGCGACCGCCTGTTCCTCGCCGGCGTCGCCATTGAGCGCGCGGAAGCGATAATTCTCGAACTCGGCCAGCACCTTGTTGCCGACCTTGCGGAACAGCAGCACCTGCGTCTCGCCGAGCCGCGCGCGATCCAGGCCGATCTCGGCTGCGCCAAGTCCCCCGGCGATCGAGGGGGTGTAGAGATAGCGAGCGATGACGCCATTGGCGCCCGCCTTGGGCAGGACGATCTTCTGCCCGCCCGCCAGCGTGAACAGGCTGGCCGGGCCCGGACTTGCCGTCGGCGCGGGCTGGGCCAGCGCGGCGCCGGCCGGCACGCTCAGGATCATCAGGGCGACAAGCGGCAGCGCGCGCAGCGATTTCATCAATAACATGTCCCGAAAGCAAAAAAATGGGCACCGGCCGGATGGCCGGTGCCCCAGGAGGCATCAGAATTTGTGGCTGACGTTCAAGTACCAATAGCGACGCAGCGGCGAATAAAGCTGGCCCTGATAGCCACTGGACGACAGCGGCGGTGCCTTGTCGAACAGGTTGCGCACGCCGATGCGCATGCTGGTGCCGCTCAGCGATCCCTCGGTGAAGCGATACTGGCCATAGAGGTTCGCCGTGGTGGTCGCCTTGACCGTCCAGTAATCGCCGTCGGCGTCGATCAGGCCGGTGTCATAGACCTTGCCGGTATATTGGGCGAAGGCACCGACCGTCACATTGTTGAGCGACCAGGTGAGCGAGGCCGAACCGCGCCACTTGGGCTTGCGATCGAGCTGCAACAGGCTGCGGCCACCGGAGATGTTGACGGCGGCGTCGATGTCGCCCGCATCCTGCGCCGCCAGCAGTTCGGCGATGCCCGGCGAGGGTTCCTGATAATATTTCAGGAAGTGCGACGCATTGACCGCGAAGTTGAAGCTGCCGACGCTGGTTTCGGGCGTGCGATAGGTGAGGTTGAAGTCCAGGCCCTTCACCGTCTGCGGCTGCAAATTGGTATATTGGTCGAGGACGTAGAGAACCTCGCCCGCCGGGGTCAGGCCGGTGCCGGCAAAGGCTTCGACATCCGAAGCGGTCGCCGCGGCGCGGATCACGTTCGGATTGCTCGAACCCTGCTTGCGCAGCAGATAGTCGAGGATCAGCGCATTGCCTTCGCCGAAGATGCCGACCAGGCCGGTCTGGCGCACCCGCCACCAGTCGGTGGTGAAGGTCAGATGCCCCATGCCGTCGGGCAGCGGCGGCTCCAGCACGACGCCGAACGACAGGGTCTTTGCCCGTTCGGGATCGAGGTCCGGGTTACCCGAACGCCGCGCCGAGGTGGTCTGCGCCCGCGAACATTGCGAGAAGTCGGTGATGCGGCCGGCGCGGACGTCCGCCTCGCACATGATATAGTCGGTGCGGCTGTTCGCGCGCGTGACGACCGTCGCGTTGGTCTGCTCCAGGTTCGGGGCACGGAACGACTTGGCCCAGGAACCACGGAAGCGGATGCCGCGCACCACTTCCCAGGCACCGGCGATCTTCGGCACGGCGACATCGCCGAAATCGCTATAATGTTCGTACCGACCGGCCAACTGGAGATCCAGGCTGCGCACCAGCGGGAT
This window encodes:
- a CDS encoding CIA30 family protein, whose amino-acid sequence is MRKSVVTALLASAIALPIALHSAASVSAPADGGTVAIVGATIFDGTGAAPAPGTVLIQDGRITAVGADVKVPRGARVINAKGKALLPGFFDVHTHWTAGGSPSTFPQIANAYVAAGVTTVNDFNEAPEAFAPLRAWLGQMNAPHVRFAARISTPGGHGADWADQATTIWVNTPAAGKAAIESLVPYQPDLVKIFSDGWRYGVSPDNTSMDEWTLKATVEAAHVQNWPVLTHTVTVDRGLVAARAGVDSLAHGLQDRPITAEEVAAIKQSGMAMAPTLAVYDPYKRGDVKADDPRLKQTFRKFGFALGNVKALFDAGVPIALGTDAGMPGTPHGPSTLHEMELLVQAGLTPSQALVAGTQTSAKIMRIDADRGTIAVGKRADIVLIDGTPWTNIKDVYKVSQVLIDGKLAFGAGAPALPAANKTDRLPSISVPALIDDFERDDRRSSIDTLRVDTPDGGIDRSVEITQTVPRDEGGKALSLSARMAVKEAAYAGFAIPLSRGSITPAKISGYKGLRFELKGDGAYTVRLNGLDGVWEAQVQGGAGWAAVEVPFSQFKPVERRGKVGPAFTGDGITQVEFGGSRGPGKRMWLQIDNVRFY
- a CDS encoding zinc-dependent metalloprotease, which encodes MKSLRALPLVALMILSVPAGAALAQPAPTASPGPASLFTLAGGQKIVLPKAGANGVIARYLYTPSIAGGLGAAEIGLDRARLGETQVLLFRKVGNKVLAEFENYRFRALNGDAGEEQAVARSFSNSPIWSGDIVSEDDRGITLDLSGLLMRDAFDVAGRLKATKAGTFKIAPALSYVDPTQSLAFPDNVEFEAALTFTSDEPGRSIERVLPDARGLTVRVHHSFIRLPDANFHTRAHDPRTGTSVQVIRNNYAAALDEPIVTRLVRRFRLEKTDPNAERSAVRKPIIFYVDRAAPQAIRDALKEGAQWWAQAFDAAGFVDAFRVEELPVGANPMDARYNVIAWVHRETRGWSTGTTIVDPRSGEIVRGVVQLGSLRAWQDKLIFEGLAGASREGTGASDDPIMLVKARLRQLAVHEVGHALGLSHNFAGSTFENRASVMDYPAPRIAVRDGALDFSDAYATGVGAWDRFAIDWLYRQFPAGTDEKGALDAMTRAVQAKGYRFVADGDTRGDGDAQPWGNMWDDGTDAAAQLTHIMDVRRIALDRFGLDNLPAGAAAADLRRMIVPIYLFHRYQVTAASKLIGGVDYSYAVKGDGHEQALPVDAAQQRAALRALLATLDPAALDLPDRLSPLLSSIQSGMSDRQTDIELLPGRTAAAFDWARAAEVAADGSFISMLAPERLNRLVAQHAADAGQLSLDEYLGAIDDRVMAAGATGRQAEIARQVRARYALRLISLADDKQLSSTAIAIVRAHMESLAGRLGKRGDAADAAHNRYLATMLTASPEERAKLAEPIAPPPPIPPGAPIGSDAECWFCMPAVPATEE